A segment of the Ipomoea triloba cultivar NCNSP0323 chromosome 1, ASM357664v1 genome:
aattttttcaaaaaaacaaaacaaaacaaaacaaaacaaaaacatgaaCTAGTTTGATTGAGAACTCTTTACTCAATCATCATCCTCGGATTCTGAATGATCTCCCTATTTGGTCCTTCAATTCAATTGCAGGACTAGTAGAAACACATATGGTTGGGTCTTGGGTAGAACATAGAAGAACAGATCATCACATCCAAAGGATCCCTGCACTTTGCAAGTGAATCATTATTCACCTCAGTTGAGAAAGTGCTGCTGCATCTATCCATTCAGTTTCCTCtacaattttttcaaaaaaaaataaaaaaacacgaACTACTTGGCTTCGTTTGATTGAGAACTCTTTACTCAATCATCATACTCAGATTCTGAATCATCCTCCGTATTTGGTCCTTCAATTGCAGCACTAGCTTGCCTTTGTTCTGGGCGAGTGTTATCTgaaacaaatttaatatttgttatttatttattttgaaagggCGAACTGGAGAGGTTGGGGTTAATGAGTCAGGCAGCGGGCACATATCAGATTCCAAGTGCAAATCTTAGGGCATAAGGCTTCCTGAATCAACTACAGAATAATGAAACACACTCCAAAGTTTCCTCACCTTCGCCAGAAGCTAAAATCTTCATTAGAATTGTCTTCACAAACATGACTTCCTCCAGATGCTGACTGACAAACCTAGACTGAAAACCCAGAAACATAACAGGTCATCCAAGGTTGCAACTCAGCCACTGCTTTGTAAACGAAGTCTAATCAACTCATTCAAATACTGAACCAGGTTCTTAATATGTAGAAAGAGAAATATTCAGCCACATTATtataggagaaaaaaaaaaaaaaactgagttTGCTAAATATGGATCATGGAGCATATCTTTGTTCATAAAAGGATCAAAATGTGTAAACTAATTACCATTTCACCGTATACAAATCCAACAATTTGGTCAAGCTTAGCCTGATGGCCCAAGAGGAAAGGCCGAAGATGATTCATATACACTTGCTTTGCACCCTGCCATGCATAAATTTCATGAGCAACTTCTACAAATCTCGAGTGGCTTCATATAGTAACACAAAAAACAAGAGATAATTGACCTGGACTTACATCAATAGATGGAAGTTGAAGCCAAACAAGAAATGCAAACTTCGTATGATAGTATAGTGGAAACctgattatattgaaaatgagatGGCAACAGATTAAGGtctgaaaactgaaaaagtaAATACAATGGCTTAAGAGACAGGAAAGCAGGAATAATATGTACCAGTTAAGAAGTTTATCTGTGAACAATTCTACCATGCTAAAAGATCCATAAGCTGCAAGCAATAGGGGGTCTTCATTAGTTCTAAGAGATACACACAAGAAAGAACACACCACAAACTGTATAGTAACATTGTCAAAACACTGCAGGCAGCAACTGCTTGTGAATTAGTTTAGATTCACTAGACAGTAACTATATAATCCTTTCTGCAAACTCTCCCTTTCATTGCTTAAACTGTGGTAGCAAGAAAATCATAGATGACAAACCATGAACCCTCCACCCCCCTTTCTCACACACCCGCAATGGCTGCTAGCTACAGATGTTAATAAAAAAGCAACAAACTATAGccataaaacataataaaaaaccAACAGTAGCAACATAATTCAGTAACCCATTACAACATTCATCAAGAATATTCAACAACACCACCAACCTGCCCAGTACATAAGCCATTTTTTTTGCTCCTCTTGATCCCTTCGTTCAATTGCCTTAAATGTAGAATAAACAGGTAAAACAACACCAATAGAACAGCTGCAGAAACCATACCATAGTGAAGCCTCATTAATAAGAGTCGTCTAATACTCTAATCTTCAATTGCATAACAGGAATATTCTAATTCTAGCAATtagtattaatgtattatatagGAGTAAATAATTTCATTGCTCTACTATTTTTTTATCAGGAGTTCTATTGATCATTGCAGCAAGCAACATTGATCACTTGACTAATATATATGGTTAAGGATATACAAATGGATCACCATAAAGAAAATCATCCCTTATACTGATAAgtaattgtaaaataaatatatagtcgagataataaataaataagaaatgtaAAAGCTCACCTTGCTGTTCGGACAACAATGTTAGaaccaagtgggcaaagaagtAGCCGCAACCCAACCTGAATCAGTTGGATTCACATTACTAAAACTAAGAATTTAGGCATAAAGAAATTGTATTTAAGCAACTAcaagaatttcatttcttgcaATAGCACCAAAAACATTTGAATGACAAAAACCACCCTACTACTAATCCTCACAAAATTAAAACGAAAACAACACATAACCACCACTAATGTAGATCTGAAGGCCAAACCTATACTTTGCTTcataaatcaataaaagatcaacatttttttaaagaaaaaatggcCAAATAAACCACTCAACCAAAcgcaaaaatgcaattaggcaaTTGGACCATTGGCTATTCTAAAATAGTCCAATGCACTCCAATCGTCCAGTTGCCTCAGGTAATGCCAGTAAATCATACACCCTGGCATATTATGTTGATAAAAATTcagagaaatttttttaaaaaaattcttaagtGCCTTGCAATTTCTTTCTCATGGACATTGATTTTCCAGTGAAAGCTTCTCTTAGACATTTTTTTCCAGCAAACAAAAGTCATGTACGTCACTAGCAATAAAGCAGAATGAGATGTCACACCTAGGGATGAAAATAGGCCGGGCCGAACCGGTTTAAAAGCCTGAACCTAAAATTTTTCTGGCCTGAGGCCGGTTTAAAAGCCTATTCcattaattcttttaaaaatatacctAATACTTGTTGTGTCtcagaaaaaaattaatgacaaCAGAGAAAGAAGATTTACAAATTTACCTCGACAATTGTCAAAAATCGCAGGCTCGCAGTTTCAGGGGACTAGGGGAGAAAGTGAGATCAAAAAGACAAATTTACAGAATTAGTATTTAGAATTGGGGATTTTGGGGGTTAGGGTTTagtaattgatatatatacttgggttatattgaaaatattaaaatataataggtataaatgtaatatatgatcatatacatatatacatatataagcCAAGCCTGAAAGCTTTGCTAAACAGggctttaaaataaaataggtCTAAGTCTGGCACTTTTACGAGTTTTACTAAATAGCTACGAGTTTTATTAAATAGGCTAGGTCAGGCCATAAGCCCTATGAAGAGAGCTGGCATATTTTCATCCCTAGTCACACCtcaagaaacaaaaaaattcttcaaaatCCACTTAAAACCAAAATTTTCAAGTTCAGAAAGTTAACAGCAAATGGAATACGTAAGCTTGCATTCATCATCATCTGTAAGCTCCAATATCATTGAAACAacaatttcaaaacaaaattcaacaataaaatcCTAAACCCCAATGCTAactataaatttagaaaatctccataaataaaaaatcagtaAAATCTCATCCCaattcaaatatgaaaatgtaaaccAAAAAACTATATTagcaataaaattgaaattccGGGACAAAATCATGGGCATTAGAGATTTCTAGAAtggaaatatattaaaagtcaCCTCCGAATTCATCTTCTGAGGTTCGAGAATGCTTCGATCCAAGAAGAAGTTACTGTCTCAATCTGAGACGAAGCAACCGTCTCGATCTGGGACGGCTTCGATCTTTACAGATGGGAGATGAAGAGACCGTCTATATCTTAAACGAAGAAACCAGATGAAGCCTGAGACGGAAAAACACGAAGCATCAAAGAGGTTCTGATTTGCAAGGAGAACGAagaattattaataaaagaaggatttgatttgcagggaggatgaagaaagaaaattataaaatgttGCCAGCTAGATCTTATTTGCATGGCGGTGAAGAAGATAATACGCGAAGTTAACGGGggatgaagaaagaaaataccAGATTTGACTTAAGCTATCATactctctcattttttttaaacaagtcctttttacattattaaatttgtaatttgttttcaaaaaaaaaaatttgtattttatttactatttttttacaTCCCTACATCCAATGGACTGAACTACCTTAGTTGGCTTAAGTTCCCTTGACTGATCACAAATACCCGACCACCTTTGATCGGCACCAATCTATCTAGCCCATTATGACAGTAGATCTCTTCCCTTCAAAGACAATAAGACAAGTGTAAGGGCCTACTTTGGCCTCGGTCAAGACCCGTGTATGGATTTTATGTGCCCTTCATGCTCTGACTTGTGAGGTCAAAATTTGTCTCTTTCCTTTTCTGAGCCGTTATAAATACGGCAGACATGTTCGGACACCTCTGACCACCCGTTAAATTAACGAGCATCCAAACATAACTCGATAGAAAGATCATTGTAAAATCGTAACCCGGTCACAATTAGTATCGAATACATATTTGTAATAACATATGTATTTTACTAGATCAACTTTTTTCACTTTCAAAATACACTAACATGATACCTaatggaaagcaggaaaatgacttccgaaaaatgttttctggaaaatgaatttcCTTTTCAATGTTTGGTTGCGTTATGGAAAACGGTTTTGATGTCTTTGGTTCATCTTGGCTGAGAACATGCAAAAAAtttcgtaagtcattttctgaaaaaatgaactgattttccttggtcaacggaaaacattttccattgaccgcattttccggatgttgccaaacaccgaaaactcgaaaaacattttccggaagttaTTTTCCGggtaccaaacacacccttattttaCCCTGGAGCATAACTGGGCATGAAGTTTTAATCAATTACGCATAAACTGGTTTGACAAAATCACAACATTACCTACTTACACTAAGACAACATCATCGATCTCTGTTATCACGGTCCAAACAATTAGAGACAGAAATCAGTTAGTAAACGGAAAGTGTGAAATAGTAAATAGGATATTAGGATGGGCAATTAGGAGGCACCCTAATACAACCTGATACCAATGAGGAATCAATAAGACAATAACAGAAGACAAGCTGAAACACAACAAAGCATCAGGTCATCAAACAAAATTGCCTAAATCCTTCCAAGATATCAGAATATCTATCTGACTAGCAAACTGCCAGTCTTTAGCAATGTTCAAATCATGGAAATAGAGCAATGTAGTGTATTGTTATTATCTAATTTTCACTATAGCAAAATCATTCATTTCTCCTTCTCGGTCTCGGTCTCCTCTTCCTTCTTCTCATATCGACGTTTGAACTTGGCAATTTGACCAATGCTCTCAGCCATCTGACGCCTTGCTCTGAAGTGATAAACCTTCCCCACCTGGTGTATCTTAGTCATCATAACTGGCATCAATCTGCCACTCTGGGTCACATACGATATCCACTGCATTTGAGGATGAATTCCCTTCTTCATTTTTACCCTAACAAGCAAAAACACAATTTCTCTGAATATTATGTCCTCAAAAATTTTATGCTTGTTAAAAGAGATAAGGTTCAACCAATGTTCTAAATGAACTGAACAAAAGAATACCAAGCCACCTAGGTAAAGGGAAACAATGTAATGTCTTAGAGACGTGTAATCAAACACGTGAAAACAATGGTATTATAGAAGTGATAATTGAAAGAGTTAATCATGTAAGTAGGGGGTATAACCGAGGCTGAATAGTCAAAGCTTGAAACTCTACTTGATTCAAAAATTGAAGCTCGAAGCTTGACTTGTGCTT
Coding sequences within it:
- the LOC116018253 gene encoding HVA22-like protein k, whose translation is MNSEVGLRLLLCPLGSNIVVRTASCSIGVVLPVYSTFKAIERRDQEEQKKWLMYWAAYGSFSMVELFTDKLLNWFPLYYHTKFAFLVWLQLPSIDGAKQVYMNHLRPFLLGHQAKLDQIVGFVYGEMSRFVSQHLEEVMFVKTILMKILASGEDNTRPEQRQASAAIEGPNTEDDSESEYDD